The Trueperaceae bacterium genome includes a window with the following:
- a CDS encoding glycosyltransferase family 4 protein has translation MSKVVLLAPNYWPESNAGAKRITALARFLATRGWEVTVLTLLPHHPQNEVYPGYSGPTPRHEYEAQVRIVRLQPWLVPKANLKLRLASESLFAIKALGFLLREPFDVIFASSPYMFLGQTAHLASLIRGRPFAWDIRDLIWLYPRAAGKRTLGTDLALGSLMRFTARRAHLITTTTERQLEYFLPLKHRNKVIANGVATELFDSLSKLPTPFADTSKRPLAAYVGLFGFNQELEVVIDTARLMPETDFLLVGDGPEREALVKRANSLSNVSFLPYQPTEKLLDIYSNCDILISHIRRNPTMRSVQPAKVWEYLATARPVVHAAEGELADMIGQRNLAYVVTPGDPAKLAASLRSVMTRRDDAVATGVRGRSFIREHRIREHVFEALEAELQALTSGGT, from the coding sequence ATGAGCAAAGTGGTGCTCTTGGCACCCAACTACTGGCCAGAGTCAAACGCCGGCGCTAAGCGAATCACAGCGTTGGCGCGCTTCCTCGCAACGCGCGGCTGGGAGGTCACCGTCCTCACTCTCTTGCCCCATCATCCCCAGAACGAAGTCTATCCCGGCTATTCTGGGCCCACTCCAAGGCATGAATACGAGGCTCAGGTGCGCATCGTACGCTTGCAGCCTTGGCTGGTCCCAAAGGCCAACCTAAAGCTGCGACTCGCCTCCGAGTCGCTCTTTGCGATCAAAGCGCTGGGCTTTCTGTTGCGCGAGCCGTTCGATGTCATATTCGCCTCCAGCCCCTATATGTTCCTCGGTCAGACGGCTCACCTCGCCTCGCTTATCAGGGGTCGCCCATTCGCTTGGGACATCCGCGACCTAATCTGGCTGTATCCGCGTGCGGCCGGTAAGCGAACGCTTGGTACCGACCTCGCGCTCGGGTCTTTGATGCGATTCACAGCGCGTCGTGCTCACCTAATAACAACAACAACCGAGAGACAATTGGAGTATTTCCTGCCCTTGAAGCATCGCAACAAGGTCATAGCAAACGGGGTTGCAACCGAGCTCTTCGATTCACTCTCCAAATTGCCGACGCCCTTCGCCGACACCAGTAAGCGCCCCCTGGCCGCTTATGTAGGCCTCTTCGGGTTCAATCAGGAACTTGAAGTCGTCATAGACACAGCCCGCCTAATGCCCGAGACGGACTTCCTGCTCGTTGGTGACGGCCCAGAACGGGAGGCCCTCGTCAAGCGCGCCAATAGCCTTTCCAACGTGAGCTTCCTGCCTTATCAACCGACTGAAAAGCTACTGGACATCTACTCCAATTGTGATATTTTAATCTCGCACATAAGACGCAATCCTACAATGCGTAGTGTGCAACCCGCCAAAGTGTGGGAGTACCTAGCTACGGCGCGCCCTGTAGTTCACGCGGCGGAGGGCGAGTTAGCGGATATGATCGGCCAGCGTAACCTCGCCTACGTCGTGACCCCAGGTGATCCGGCCAAGCTAGCAGCCAGCCTACGCTCCGTCATGACTCGGCGCGATGACGCCGTGGCCACCGGCGTTCGAGGTCGCAGCTTCATACGAGAGCACCGCATCCGAGAGCACGTCTTCGAAGCGTTAGAGGCCGAATTGCAGGCGCTTACGAGCGGTGGCACCTGA
- a CDS encoding O-antigen ligase family protein has translation MRFDVELRATDLLDSISRTTAEITLNPGRGVSPTPVFEVAPTKDWTQHSMEFTVASSTQATRLAIIARLEPGSSLEIRNLRLTADTVTLEQRPASERVRLWFTHPNTAGHVFAFAAIVALVSAGSFGSALLPVAFATGTILMTGSRTSLLALLTAVLVYAIGRLRRRHTVAVFALVLVTALAFIIGGIGRLTSIGDLLRDGNSVSRSEIWRFSLDLVSERPLHGWGESGFVERWKTIKESQGVPAVDHPHNLFLAFAAAYGLPGLLALLGTLVLAFRRSWHHDLGSALAVLTTLLILNSFDYTLIDPHVLALLGLSLGGLLPATDEPRLPAGS, from the coding sequence ATGCGCTTCGACGTAGAACTGAGGGCCACAGACTTGCTGGACAGCATCTCGCGCACTACGGCCGAGATAACGCTCAACCCGGGGCGTGGTGTCAGCCCCACACCTGTGTTTGAGGTGGCGCCAACAAAAGACTGGACTCAGCATTCGATGGAGTTCACCGTGGCCAGTTCTACTCAGGCGACGCGGCTAGCCATAATCGCCCGCCTGGAGCCGGGCTCGAGCTTGGAAATAAGGAACCTAAGGCTCACGGCAGACACCGTAACCTTGGAGCAACGACCAGCGTCAGAACGCGTGCGCCTATGGTTCACGCACCCCAACACGGCTGGGCACGTCTTCGCCTTCGCCGCCATCGTGGCACTCGTCAGCGCTGGCTCGTTCGGATCCGCCCTGCTGCCAGTCGCGTTCGCCACCGGCACCATATTGATGACCGGGAGCCGCACGTCCCTCCTCGCGTTACTCACAGCTGTCCTCGTGTATGCCATCGGGCGCCTCCGGCGACGCCACACCGTGGCGGTCTTCGCTCTTGTGCTCGTGACCGCACTGGCCTTCATCATCGGCGGCATCGGCCGACTCACCTCCATCGGCGACCTCCTGCGCGACGGCAACAGTGTGAGCCGCAGCGAGATCTGGCGCTTCTCGCTTGACCTCGTCTCCGAACGACCATTGCACGGTTGGGGGGAGAGCGGCTTCGTGGAACGCTGGAAGACGATCAAAGAGTCACAGGGTGTCCCAGCCGTCGATCACCCGCATAACCTCTTTCTCGCCTTCGCTGCGGCCTACGGCCTGCCTGGACTACTAGCCTTGCTGGGAACGCTTGTCTTGGCCTTCAGACGCAGCTGGCACCACGACCTAGGAAGCGCTCTAGCTGTGTTGACGACTCTACTCATACTCAACAGTTTCGATTACACACTCATCGACCCCCATGTTCTCGCATTGCTCGGTTTATCGCTTGGCGGCCTGCTACCGGCAACCGATGAACCTCGGCTTCCAGCCGGCAGTTAA